In Sporosarcina sp. PTS2304, a genomic segment contains:
- a CDS encoding CapA family protein → MQLRWMVALLAVVSIFCAYLLWTDYNEREYIVPQQVSYPESDTKTETHKEVPPTNTMEKPVISTATIGMVGDVLLHNPIYKYPSFDFAFEAVKDKMESIDFLLANQESMPGGVELGLDTYPKFNSPKHIIRDLQTAGVDMLSFANNHTFDKGEVGVRNSIKHAQEYGMPYIGAYESFKDRKTHRVVDVNGIKVGILAYTYGTNVSLDLFDKEYLVNYIDRDRILMEMAQIKPLADIVIVSLHWGPEYVLEASEEQQELAKFVANAGADVIFGHHTHVLQRYDEIGDTKVFYSLGNFYSGQPFEYTNFGGIARLTVTKEQTGDEVKVTVNDPRFFPTGVVKDQQKRFTVVPLKDARTVPYSEEWVEEHVGVPKW, encoded by the coding sequence ATGCAATTACGTTGGATGGTTGCGCTACTTGCTGTCGTTTCGATATTTTGCGCTTATTTGTTATGGACCGATTACAACGAAAGGGAATACATAGTCCCGCAGCAAGTCTCGTATCCAGAATCAGATACTAAGACAGAGACACATAAAGAAGTACCACCTACTAATACAATGGAAAAGCCAGTTATTTCTACCGCCACGATTGGTATGGTTGGAGATGTATTACTACATAATCCTATATATAAGTATCCTAGTTTTGACTTTGCGTTTGAAGCTGTCAAAGACAAAATGGAAAGTATCGATTTCCTGCTGGCCAACCAAGAATCGATGCCTGGTGGTGTGGAACTCGGACTGGATACGTATCCGAAATTCAACAGCCCAAAGCATATAATCCGTGATCTTCAAACGGCAGGAGTGGATATGCTGTCATTCGCTAATAATCATACGTTTGACAAAGGTGAAGTAGGGGTGCGGAATTCTATTAAGCATGCGCAAGAGTACGGCATGCCTTACATCGGAGCGTATGAATCATTTAAGGACCGCAAGACGCATCGAGTCGTAGATGTAAATGGCATAAAAGTTGGGATTTTAGCTTATACGTACGGCACGAATGTATCGCTTGATTTATTTGATAAAGAGTATTTGGTGAACTATATCGATCGGGATCGTATTTTGATGGAGATGGCGCAAATTAAGCCTTTAGCGGATATTGTCATTGTGTCGTTGCACTGGGGACCTGAATATGTGCTTGAAGCGTCCGAAGAGCAACAAGAACTGGCCAAGTTTGTGGCAAATGCCGGTGCGGATGTGATTTTCGGTCATCATACACATGTGTTGCAACGTTATGATGAAATCGGTGATACGAAAGTATTTTACTCACTCGGTAACTTTTATTCAGGACAACCGTTTGAATATACGAACTTTGGCGGCATTGCGCGATTGACTGTGACAAAGGAACAAACAGGAGACGAAGTGAAAGTCACAGTCAATGATCCACGCTTCTTTCCTACGGGTGTCGTCAAAGATCAACAAAAGCGATTTACAGTCGTTCCTCTTAAAGACGCTCGAACAGTTCCATATAGCGAAGAGTGGGTGGAGGAACATGTCGGCGTGCCAAAGTGGTAA
- a CDS encoding DMT family transporter, which yields MKNKQVYVVLIGIMFMWGINVSAIKVLVNQFDVITITALRIFAASLFVFFLLACMKLVRLPRKEEWLLLLGGMLTNVVFHHYFLADGLSKTSAANGGLILGLGPLLTAVLAVTILKEQLTVLRLIGFLLGGAGVSFTVLAGSGKLGAASIGDIEVFLSILSQALSFLIIKKASQTMDARLMTGYMLLMGSVVLMVVAVIKEPTGFQTLSEGPWSIWLVFAFSALLATAVGHMLYNSSIKKIGAASASIFLNFNTFFALIGAGLFLGEKILLAHFVGFVLIVMGVSLGSGAIETYWRGRKVKQSGLR from the coding sequence TTGAAAAATAAACAAGTATATGTCGTATTAATCGGAATTATGTTCATGTGGGGCATTAACGTCTCAGCGATTAAAGTGCTCGTCAATCAGTTTGATGTCATCACGATTACAGCGTTGCGAATTTTCGCAGCTTCTCTTTTCGTCTTTTTCCTTCTAGCTTGTATGAAATTAGTACGATTGCCTAGAAAAGAAGAATGGTTGCTTTTGCTCGGAGGAATGTTGACGAATGTCGTATTCCATCATTATTTCTTGGCAGATGGTTTGAGTAAAACGAGTGCTGCGAACGGTGGACTGATTTTGGGACTCGGTCCATTATTAACGGCGGTGCTGGCAGTAACGATTTTGAAAGAACAACTGACTGTCTTGCGGTTGATTGGATTTCTACTCGGGGGAGCGGGTGTCAGTTTCACGGTTCTTGCAGGAAGTGGAAAATTAGGTGCCGCATCAATTGGTGATATAGAAGTATTCCTGTCGATTTTATCGCAAGCTTTAAGTTTTCTTATTATAAAGAAAGCCTCACAAACAATGGACGCTCGCTTAATGACAGGCTATATGCTGTTGATGGGGTCAGTCGTATTGATGGTCGTGGCTGTGATAAAAGAACCTACTGGTTTTCAAACGTTAAGCGAAGGTCCTTGGTCAATCTGGCTTGTGTTCGCTTTTTCCGCACTACTCGCGACTGCAGTCGGGCATATGTTGTACAATTCATCGATTAAAAAGATCGGTGCAGCAAGTGCTTCTATTTTCCTGAATTTCAATACTTTTTTTGCGTTGATTGGCGCGGGACTCTTCTTGGGGGAGAAAATTCTGTTAGCGCATTTTGTCGGATTTGTATTGATCGTGATGGGCGTGTCGCTCGGTTCGGGTGCAATTGAGACGTATTGGCGTGGACGGAAAGTGAAACAAAGTGGATTACGGTGA
- a CDS encoding HNH endonuclease translates to MKSYIVMQGRTYEEEKTMGILWCMQQDSIGNTHHFWERMKEVAVGDRIFHYVRGEIVAISVVTSSYKEEKRPAEIPLLGSEEEKGYLLEADYFEFEKPLHVAQYFDKIRSYLPIKYSPFQDNAYGNQGYLYPCNEQLTCKLVELLTDLNRYEAEEEQLEFVMGTVQAIEHDFLTPLLAETETEAKNKLRLGRQLHRNELSPLWHDQCALCEISLLELLQASYAKPWKDCTTEERVDPHNGILLCRNHHALYHNGFIAFDGQGKIHLSSILREEDYEKYGLHEKMRVNRTEKNKPYLKWHKKHMFKE, encoded by the coding sequence ATGAAAAGTTATATCGTCATGCAAGGACGTACATACGAAGAAGAAAAAACAATGGGAATCCTTTGGTGCATGCAGCAGGACAGTATAGGCAATACCCATCATTTTTGGGAACGCATGAAAGAAGTCGCAGTGGGCGATCGGATCTTTCATTATGTTAGAGGGGAGATTGTTGCGATCAGTGTAGTGACTTCGTCTTACAAAGAAGAAAAAAGACCTGCTGAGATTCCGCTTCTAGGTAGCGAAGAAGAAAAAGGATATTTGCTCGAGGCAGACTATTTTGAGTTTGAAAAACCTCTTCATGTGGCGCAGTATTTTGATAAAATTCGTTCGTATTTGCCGATCAAGTATTCACCGTTTCAAGACAATGCCTATGGAAATCAAGGGTATCTCTATCCTTGCAATGAGCAATTAACATGTAAATTAGTCGAGTTGCTTACTGATTTGAATCGCTATGAGGCAGAGGAAGAACAATTGGAATTCGTCATGGGCACGGTACAAGCTATTGAACATGATTTCCTAACACCGTTACTTGCTGAAACAGAAACGGAAGCAAAAAACAAACTGCGTCTTGGACGTCAACTCCACCGCAACGAACTATCGCCTTTATGGCACGATCAATGCGCATTGTGTGAAATTAGCCTGCTAGAACTGTTGCAAGCAAGCTATGCAAAACCATGGAAAGACTGTACGACAGAAGAGCGAGTCGATCCGCATAACGGCATACTACTCTGTCGCAACCATCATGCACTGTATCATAACGGCTTCATTGCGTTTGACGGCCAAGGAAAGATTCATCTCTCGTCTATCCTACGAGAAGAGGATTATGAAAAGTACGGGCTTCATGAGAAGATGCGAGTGAATCGCACGGAGAAGAATAAGCCTTATTTGAAATGGCATAAGAAGCATATGTTTAAAGAGTAG
- a CDS encoding hexameric tyrosine-coordinated heme protein, whose protein sequence is MTQWLTSLTTDTPQEGFELAITLARKGVGYTQTSAEVREKLRPDYAENADSLTLASQVIAIHFQTVAAANNYWK, encoded by the coding sequence ATGACACAATGGTTAACCAGTTTAACGACAGATACGCCACAAGAAGGTTTTGAATTAGCGATTACGCTTGCACGTAAAGGTGTAGGGTATACACAGACTTCTGCAGAAGTACGCGAAAAACTACGTCCAGATTATGCAGAAAATGCGGATAGTTTAACACTTGCATCTCAAGTCATTGCCATACATTTTCAAACAGTGGCAGCAGCGAATAACTACTGGAAGTGA